A single genomic interval of Terriglobus albidus harbors:
- a CDS encoding sugar transferase — MQQKNSQFDDRSATRFESFSTPLVASMPTESALRLQPSLARAIAGPAGRIADLTCMSAALIYLALWAGGGRPGISSNVLDFLSMRISIGHFAVLAVCLMLWHTIFSYCGLYTWQHVQSMKGLPGRVALATFLSSLIAGRTISTIWHHGHFVREALLFWVISGSGVMLSRIAIGLFHRYVQPHFRKSRYAVIVGKRARAGRIAEELKAHPKWDYKILGRVDSVVSQSKTPAGCLGQIGDLEDILLKQVVDEVIVALPAKSDYAAIEHTISVCERVGVQVQYRDDLFFDASRRGRCYRERYDDRKVILKMVEDDYRHRIKRGIDIVGALFGLILCAPVFLVVAILIKSTSPGPVFFLQQRYGLGRRIFRIYKFRTMVVNAEAAQASLEHLNENSGPVFKIFKDPRVTKIGAFLRRTSIDEIPQLINILKGEMSFVGPRPLNLRDVGLFSEAWLMRRFSVKPGLTCLWQIGGRSNVSFDRWIELDLQYIDNWSLELDMKILARTVPVVLRETGAA, encoded by the coding sequence ATGCAGCAGAAGAATTCGCAGTTCGACGATCGCTCGGCAACCCGCTTTGAGTCGTTCAGCACGCCGCTCGTTGCGTCTATGCCGACAGAGTCGGCACTTCGCCTGCAACCGTCGTTAGCGAGAGCCATAGCTGGACCTGCGGGCCGTATAGCCGATCTCACATGCATGAGTGCGGCTCTTATCTATCTGGCTCTGTGGGCCGGAGGTGGACGACCTGGGATCTCCAGCAACGTCCTTGATTTTCTATCCATGCGAATTTCTATCGGACATTTTGCCGTACTGGCAGTGTGTCTGATGCTATGGCATACCATCTTCTCCTACTGCGGACTTTATACCTGGCAGCATGTGCAGTCGATGAAGGGCCTTCCGGGTAGGGTCGCCCTGGCAACCTTCCTTTCTTCACTGATCGCAGGAAGGACGATCTCCACGATCTGGCACCATGGCCACTTTGTGAGAGAAGCACTGCTCTTCTGGGTCATCTCCGGTAGCGGCGTCATGTTGTCGCGAATCGCAATCGGCCTCTTCCACCGTTATGTGCAACCCCACTTCCGGAAAAGCAGATATGCCGTGATCGTTGGCAAACGCGCGCGCGCTGGCCGCATCGCCGAGGAGCTCAAAGCACACCCGAAATGGGACTACAAGATCCTGGGTCGCGTAGACAGCGTCGTATCTCAGTCGAAAACTCCGGCCGGCTGTCTGGGACAAATTGGAGATCTTGAGGACATCCTGCTGAAGCAGGTCGTTGATGAGGTCATCGTCGCTCTGCCGGCGAAATCGGATTATGCCGCGATCGAACACACGATCTCGGTCTGCGAGCGAGTGGGTGTCCAGGTACAGTATCGCGATGACCTCTTCTTCGATGCTTCCCGCCGAGGCCGCTGCTATCGGGAACGTTACGACGACCGCAAAGTCATTCTCAAGATGGTTGAGGATGACTACCGTCATCGCATTAAAAGAGGAATCGACATTGTGGGCGCACTCTTTGGCCTGATTCTCTGCGCGCCAGTGTTTCTTGTCGTAGCCATTCTTATCAAGAGCACCAGCCCCGGTCCCGTGTTCTTTCTGCAGCAGCGTTATGGCCTTGGGCGCCGCATCTTCCGGATCTACAAGTTCCGCACGATGGTCGTCAATGCTGAAGCTGCCCAGGCATCGCTCGAACATCTCAATGAGAATAGCGGGCCGGTGTTCAAGATCTTCAAAGATCCTCGTGTAACGAAGATCGGAGCCTTCCTTCGCAGGACCTCTATTGATGAGATACCGCAACTCATCAACATCCTCAAGGGAGAGATGTCCTTTGTTGGCCCGCGTCCTCTGAACCTGCGCGACGTAGGCTTGTTCTCTGAGGCGTGGCTCATGCGCCGCTTCAGCGTCAAACCCGGACTCACATGCCTGTGGCAGATTGGCGGACGCAGTAATGTGAGCTTCGATCGCTGGATCGAGCTCGACCTGCAATATATCGACAACTGGTCACTTGAACTCGATATGAAGATCCTCGCCCGGACTGTGCCTGTCGTCCTGCGTGAGACGGGGGCGGCATGA